In bacterium, a genomic segment contains:
- the lon gene encoding endopeptidase La, with the protein MADRKKILPLLPLRDIVVFPGMVVPLFVGRDKSVAALEAALSFDRLIFLSSQIDPSTNEPEEDEIHRVGTISHVIQMLKLPDGTVKVLVEGRLRAKIVHYLPNDRYFQVSAEESIPVPFTGPTAEAMIRNVHASFENFAKLSKKIPQDLATQVSGVDDPTRLADTLAAQLPVKVSEKQAVLELETDAERLEKLLLLMESEVEVLEIERRIRGRVKKQMEKNQREFYLNEQMRAIQKELGHGEEGRTEIDELEEKIKKRGMGKEANQKAQKEIKKLRMMSAMSAEATVSRNYIDWLVSLPWQERTEDKLDITEAERILDEDHYGLEKVKERILEYLAVRKLVSKLKGPILCFVGPPGVGKTSLARSIARAMGRKFVRMSLGGVRDEAEIRGHRRTYIGAMPGKIMQQIKKAGTVNPVFLLDEVDKMSADFRGDPSSALLEVLDPEQNSTFNDHYLDVDYDLSDVFFVTTANMLHGIPGPLQDRMEIIRLHGYTEVEKLHIARGYLLPKKIEEHGLSKEKVIFSDMAVLQIIRFYTREAGVRSLEREIASVCRKIAREVVKNPAKDRITVTPRAVRRYLGVTRYRYGEAEEKQSIGVATGLAWTEVGGELLLIEVAIMPGKGNVKVTGKLGEVMQESASAALSYIRTRAELMGLEKDFYQKNDIHIHVPEGATPKDGPSAGITMATALASALLRVPARNDLAMTGEITLRGRVLPVGGVKEKLLAAHRGGIKTVILPQDNEKDLAEVPAKIKNSLSFHFVQHMDEVMALAIDLPKERTLPPVEEGTPPAVPPHGGATEGDVVTH; encoded by the coding sequence CGGCCCTCGAGGCGGCCCTCTCCTTCGACCGCCTGATCTTCCTCTCCTCCCAGATCGATCCGTCCACGAACGAGCCGGAAGAGGACGAGATCCACAGGGTCGGCACGATCAGCCACGTCATCCAGATGCTCAAGCTCCCCGACGGCACCGTCAAGGTGCTGGTGGAGGGGCGCCTCCGGGCGAAGATCGTCCACTACCTCCCGAACGACCGGTACTTCCAGGTGAGCGCCGAGGAGTCGATCCCCGTGCCGTTCACCGGACCGACGGCCGAGGCGATGATCCGCAACGTCCACGCATCCTTCGAGAACTTCGCCAAGCTCAGCAAGAAGATCCCGCAGGACCTCGCGACACAGGTCTCCGGGGTCGACGATCCGACGCGCCTGGCCGACACCCTGGCGGCCCAGCTCCCCGTCAAGGTCTCCGAGAAGCAGGCGGTGCTGGAGCTCGAGACCGACGCGGAGCGGCTCGAGAAGCTGCTGCTGCTGATGGAGTCCGAGGTCGAGGTCCTCGAGATCGAGCGGCGGATCCGGGGCCGCGTCAAGAAGCAGATGGAGAAGAACCAGCGCGAGTTCTACCTGAACGAGCAGATGCGGGCGATCCAGAAGGAGCTGGGGCACGGCGAGGAGGGGCGGACCGAGATCGACGAGCTCGAAGAGAAGATCAAGAAGCGCGGGATGGGCAAGGAGGCGAACCAGAAGGCGCAGAAGGAGATCAAGAAGCTGCGGATGATGTCGGCCATGTCCGCCGAGGCGACCGTCAGCCGCAACTACATCGACTGGCTCGTCTCCCTCCCCTGGCAGGAGCGCACCGAGGACAAGCTCGACATCACCGAGGCCGAGCGGATCCTCGACGAGGACCATTACGGCCTGGAGAAGGTCAAGGAGCGGATCCTCGAGTACCTCGCCGTCCGCAAGCTCGTCTCGAAGCTCAAGGGGCCGATCCTGTGCTTCGTCGGGCCGCCGGGCGTGGGGAAGACGTCGCTCGCCCGCTCCATCGCGCGGGCGATGGGCCGGAAGTTCGTCCGGATGTCGCTGGGAGGGGTGCGGGACGAGGCGGAGATCCGCGGGCACCGCCGCACCTACATCGGGGCGATGCCGGGGAAGATCATGCAGCAGATCAAGAAGGCGGGCACGGTCAACCCCGTCTTCCTGCTCGACGAGGTGGACAAGATGTCGGCGGATTTCCGCGGCGACCCGTCGTCGGCGCTGCTGGAGGTCCTCGACCCCGAGCAGAACAGCACCTTCAACGACCACTACCTCGACGTGGACTACGACCTGTCCGACGTCTTCTTCGTCACCACCGCGAACATGCTCCACGGGATCCCGGGGCCGCTCCAGGACCGGATGGAGATCATCCGTCTTCACGGGTACACGGAAGTGGAAAAGCTCCACATCGCCCGTGGGTACCTCCTCCCGAAGAAGATCGAGGAGCACGGTCTCTCGAAGGAGAAGGTGATCTTCAGCGACATGGCGGTTCTCCAGATCATCCGGTTCTACACCCGCGAGGCGGGGGTGCGAAGCCTGGAGCGGGAGATCGCCTCCGTCTGCCGCAAGATCGCGCGGGAAGTGGTGAAGAACCCGGCGAAGGACCGGATCACGGTGACGCCGAGGGCGGTGCGCCGCTACCTCGGGGTCACACGGTACCGGTACGGCGAGGCGGAGGAGAAGCAGTCGATCGGGGTGGCGACCGGTCTCGCGTGGACCGAGGTGGGCGGAGAGCTGCTGCTGATCGAGGTCGCCATCATGCCGGGGAAGGGAAACGTCAAGGTCACGGGGAAGCTGGGCGAGGTGATGCAGGAGTCCGCCTCCGCGGCCCTGTCGTACATCCGGACCCGCGCGGAGCTGATGGGCCTCGAGAAGGATTTCTACCAGAAGAACGACATCCACATCCATGTGCCGGAGGGGGCCACGCCCAAGGACGGCCCCTCGGCGGGGATCACGATGGCCACGGCGCTCGCGTCGGCGCTGCTCCGTGTTCCTGCGCGAAACGACCTGGCGATGACCGGGGAGATTACGCTGCGGGGGCGCGTGCTGCCGGTCGGCGGCGTGAAGGAGAAGCTGCTGGCGGCGCACCGCGGCGGGATCAAGACCGTCATCCTGCCGCAGGACAACGAGAAGGACCTGGCGGAGGTCCCGGCGAAGATCAAGAACAGCTTATCGTTCCATTTCGTCCAGCACATGGACGAGGTGATGGCGCTGGCGATCGACCTGCCGAAGGAGCGGACGCTGCCCCCCGTCGAGGAGGGGACCCCGCCGGCGGTCCCGCCGCACGGCGGCGCGACGGAAGGGGACGTGGTAACCCATTAG